A stretch of the Haloplanus aerogenes genome encodes the following:
- a CDS encoding two-component system sensor histidine kinase NtrB, translating to MSNTVERNAYQQLLEGIADHALFMLDTEGCISMWPKTAQQFYGYDSRGAVGHRLDMLFAEEQGEPPPLEDLLAEAKGGPVEIDNWHDRADGSVFWGTCTLSPLSNGEFDGYAVIVQDTTTRKQYERMLERQNDRLKEFTDILSHDLRNPLNILRGHLNQYKRTGDEKHLAVIDSTTDRMERLVEDLLRVARQGQVVEHPEPTTIGSVLDIASEGTLPVTATLRYDSVPTVMADSDRLVQVFENLLRNSVEHSGDNVIVRVGPLRDGFYVEDDGPGIPDGDRERVFDHGYTTREDGNGYGLSVVRSIVGAHGWDVSVVAADHGGARFEITGIEFVDGE from the coding sequence ATGAGCAACACCGTAGAGAGAAACGCATATCAGCAACTACTCGAGGGGATAGCCGATCACGCACTGTTCATGCTCGACACCGAGGGGTGTATCTCCATGTGGCCCAAGACGGCCCAGCAATTCTACGGTTACGACTCCAGGGGTGCAGTTGGTCACCGACTGGACATGCTCTTTGCCGAGGAACAGGGGGAGCCACCTCCTCTCGAAGACCTCCTTGCCGAGGCGAAGGGTGGACCGGTCGAAATCGACAACTGGCACGATCGAGCCGACGGGTCGGTGTTCTGGGGAACCTGCACACTCTCGCCGCTGTCGAACGGGGAATTCGACGGCTACGCGGTCATTGTTCAGGACACGACCACGCGCAAACAGTATGAACGGATGCTTGAACGTCAGAATGACCGGCTGAAAGAGTTCACCGACATCCTCAGCCATGACCTCCGAAACCCGCTCAACATCCTCCGCGGCCACCTGAATCAGTACAAGCGGACCGGCGATGAGAAACACCTTGCGGTCATCGACTCGACGACTGATCGGATGGAGCGGCTCGTCGAGGATTTGCTCCGTGTCGCCCGACAGGGACAGGTGGTCGAGCATCCTGAACCAACCACCATCGGTAGCGTTCTCGACATCGCCAGCGAGGGTACGCTTCCCGTGACTGCGACGCTCCGATACGACTCGGTGCCGACGGTGATGGCCGACTCCGACCGACTAGTGCAAGTGTTCGAGAACCTCTTGCGGAACAGCGTCGAACACAGCGGTGACAACGTCATCGTCCGGGTAGGGCCGCTCCGCGACGGCTTCTACGTCGAAGACGATGGCCCCGGTATCCCCGACGGTGACCGTGAGCGGGTGTTCGACCACGGGTACACGACCCGCGAAGACGGCAATGGCTACGGTCTCTCGGTCGTTCGTTCCATCGTTGGCGCTCACGGCTGGGACGTTTCAGTAGTTGCCGCGGACCACGGCGGTGCCCGGTTCGAGATCACGGGCATCGAGTTCGTCGACGGCGAGTAG
- a CDS encoding YybH family protein codes for MSQSHPEADAVRDASDQFYSALDEMAKGDASSMADVWSHEDDVTTMHPIGGREEGWDAVKGSWEGVASMSEGGEVTRTDQLVRVTGDLAYELCTESASMTLAGEQLSLEGRATNVYRKENGEWKVVHHHADLHTEFAEMIANMGA; via the coding sequence ATGAGCCAATCACATCCCGAAGCAGACGCTGTCCGAGACGCATCCGACCAGTTCTACAGTGCACTGGACGAGATGGCGAAGGGCGATGCCAGTTCCATGGCGGACGTCTGGTCACACGAGGACGACGTGACGACCATGCACCCGATCGGTGGACGGGAGGAGGGCTGGGACGCCGTCAAAGGGTCCTGGGAGGGAGTCGCATCGATGAGTGAGGGTGGGGAGGTCACCCGCACGGACCAGCTCGTCCGCGTCACCGGCGACCTTGCATACGAACTCTGCACCGAGTCGGCGTCGATGACCCTTGCGGGTGAGCAGCTCTCCCTGGAGGGCCGGGCGACCAACGTCTACCGGAAGGAGAACGGCGAGTGGAAAGTCGTCCACCACCACGCCGATCTCCACACCGAGTTCGCCGAGATGATTGCGAACATGGGTGCCTGA
- a CDS encoding ATP-binding protein, translating into MRHESAALVKFSVTDRFRRPCCIQRAGLATDLLPDADDAEFAAYPSQLRRVFENLYWNALDHGDATLIRVGTLDRGGFYVEDDGSGVPAAERDIIFEAWALLKSSTGDMFLEPC; encoded by the coding sequence GTGAGACACGAATCCGCGGCCTTGGTGAAATTTTCGGTTACTGATAGGTTTCGGCGGCCGTGTTGCATACAGCGCGCGGGTCTTGCAACTGACCTCCTACCAGATGCAGATGATGCCGAGTTCGCGGCGTATCCGAGCCAACTCAGACGGGTATTCGAGAACTTGTATTGGAATGCTCTCGATCACGGGGATGCGACGTTGATCCGTGTCGGGACGCTGGACAGAGGCGGATTCTACGTCGAAGACGACGGCTCTGGCGTTCCTGCTGCCGAGCGGGACATCATTTTCGAAGCGTGGGCTCTGTTGAAGTCCTCAACCGGTGATATGTTCTTGGAGCCGTGCTGA
- a CDS encoding PAS domain S-box protein, whose amino-acid sequence MSIDDPAELPHVVCGRESITVLHVDDDADLADLAATFLERHSEVLRVLTETSADAALTRIETDDIDCVVSDYEMPEMDGLDLLRAVRDEWPGLPFILFTGKGSEEIASEAISAGVTDYLQKGVGTDRYAILANRIENAVTKHDAERMVSRAYGAMDTAREGIALLDEDGYFHYVNQAYADITGYDRTTLVGSHWELLYPDAHVDRVYDEILPTVPEEGRWSGQTVYERADGERILTNHALAYTDDGTIICLVQDLSNDQREIQALRRDRQRLALLVDTVEEYAAVTLDDSGCVTGWNDGAEALFGYAEGEILGDHVSTFYTETDREDGRPATLLREAREAGEIEDDGTYVRKDGSRVRAHTTLTAVDDHHGFAGIIRDRAASAEESDHPIDDPVLEDALDALGDVFYVLNPDGTVVYVNEPTVTGFSEEEEIKWKKPHELFDPADHEAVEEGIRQTLDTGSDERELRLRTEDGTRRTYEFCSWALTDANGEPYRIVGIGRDVSDRKDRERALNELHRTTRELMRADSVGEIATLTVEALADILTLTHAAVHRYDPREETLVPVAWTSEIEDVIGEPPALGPGSLAWETFQNDDGRRYDDLHAVDGLHNESTSIRSECIVPLGEHGVILVASTEPEAFDENDYRLVQLLCENVTAAIERVAHETMLRQREAELERENERLDEFASLVSHDLRNPLNVASGHLELAHETCDSPHIDSAAQALGRMETLIDDVLALAREGQAVDETEPVALSRVVERCWANVETAGADYRLVDDLTIMADESRLAQVFENLFRNSVEHGSTAPRSNTRGDSVEHGSTDSEGHGPSGSRPPADDSRTQSGDSVEHGPRADTDTDTLTVTVGTLSGPDGEPRGFYVEDDGTGIAPAERERVFEAGYSTGDSGTGFGLRIVKDIVEAHGWDIECSAGETGGARFEITGVEVA is encoded by the coding sequence ATGAGTATCGACGATCCGGCAGAACTCCCCCACGTCGTGTGCGGCCGGGAATCGATAACCGTCCTCCACGTCGACGACGACGCCGATCTGGCCGACCTCGCCGCTACCTTCCTCGAACGACACAGCGAGGTGCTGCGTGTGCTGACGGAGACGAGCGCAGACGCCGCGCTCACTCGGATCGAAACGGACGACATCGACTGCGTCGTCAGCGACTACGAGATGCCGGAGATGGACGGACTCGACCTCCTCCGCGCCGTCCGGGACGAGTGGCCGGGACTTCCGTTCATCCTCTTCACCGGCAAGGGGAGCGAGGAGATCGCGAGCGAGGCCATCTCCGCCGGGGTCACCGACTATCTCCAGAAGGGAGTGGGGACGGACCGGTACGCCATCCTCGCCAACCGTATCGAGAACGCGGTGACGAAACACGACGCCGAGCGCATGGTCAGTCGGGCGTACGGCGCGATGGACACCGCTCGCGAGGGCATCGCCCTCCTCGACGAAGACGGCTACTTCCACTACGTGAATCAGGCCTACGCCGACATCACGGGATACGACCGGACCACGCTCGTCGGCAGCCACTGGGAACTGCTCTACCCCGACGCTCACGTCGACCGGGTGTACGACGAGATCCTGCCGACCGTGCCCGAGGAGGGTCGATGGAGCGGGCAGACGGTGTACGAACGGGCGGACGGCGAGCGCATCCTGACGAACCACGCGCTCGCGTACACCGACGACGGCACGATCATCTGTCTGGTGCAGGACCTCTCCAACGATCAACGCGAGATCCAGGCGCTCCGCCGGGACCGACAGCGACTGGCCCTCCTCGTCGACACGGTCGAGGAGTACGCCGCCGTTACGCTCGACGACAGTGGCTGTGTCACGGGGTGGAACGACGGCGCCGAGGCGTTGTTCGGCTACGCGGAAGGCGAGATTCTCGGGGATCACGTGTCGACATTTTACACCGAGACCGACCGCGAGGATGGGCGACCGGCGACCCTGCTTCGAGAAGCCAGAGAAGCGGGCGAGATCGAGGACGACGGGACGTATGTCCGCAAAGACGGGAGTCGAGTTCGCGCCCACACGACCCTCACGGCCGTCGACGACCACCACGGCTTCGCGGGGATCATCCGTGATCGCGCGGCGAGCGCGGAGGAGTCGGACCACCCCATCGACGACCCCGTCCTCGAGGACGCCCTCGACGCCCTCGGGGATGTGTTCTACGTCCTCAACCCCGACGGGACCGTCGTCTACGTGAACGAGCCGACAGTGACGGGGTTCTCGGAGGAGGAGGAGATCAAATGGAAGAAACCCCACGAACTGTTCGATCCGGCCGATCACGAGGCGGTCGAGGAAGGGATTCGGCAGACGCTCGACACCGGGTCCGACGAGCGCGAACTCCGCCTCCGCACCGAGGACGGAACGCGCCGAACGTACGAGTTCTGTAGCTGGGCGCTGACCGACGCGAACGGCGAGCCGTACCGAATCGTCGGCATCGGGCGTGACGTCTCCGACCGGAAGGACCGCGAGCGGGCGCTGAACGAACTCCACCGAACGACGCGGGAACTGATGCGGGCCGACTCGGTCGGGGAGATCGCGACGCTGACCGTCGAGGCCCTCGCCGATATTCTGACGCTCACCCACGCAGCCGTTCACCGGTACGACCCACGGGAGGAGACACTCGTCCCGGTCGCGTGGACCAGTGAGATCGAGGACGTGATCGGCGAACCACCCGCACTGGGTCCCGGGAGCCTCGCCTGGGAAACGTTCCAGAACGACGACGGCCGGCGGTACGACGACCTCCACGCCGTCGACGGACTCCACAACGAGTCGACATCGATTCGGAGTGAGTGTATCGTCCCGCTCGGAGAACACGGCGTCATCCTCGTCGCCTCGACCGAACCGGAAGCGTTCGACGAGAACGACTACCGCCTCGTCCAGTTGCTCTGTGAGAACGTCACCGCCGCCATCGAACGCGTCGCTCACGAGACGATGTTGCGCCAGCGTGAAGCCGAACTCGAACGCGAGAACGAACGGCTCGACGAATTCGCCAGTCTCGTCAGCCACGACCTCCGGAATCCGCTCAACGTCGCGAGCGGCCACCTCGAACTCGCACACGAGACGTGTGACAGTCCCCACATCGACAGCGCCGCGCAGGCGCTCGGGCGGATGGAGACGCTCATCGACGATGTCCTCGCCCTCGCCCGTGAGGGGCAAGCCGTCGACGAGACCGAACCGGTCGCGCTATCGAGAGTCGTCGAGCGATGCTGGGCCAACGTCGAGACGGCCGGTGCCGACTATCGCCTCGTCGACGACCTGACGATCATGGCCGACGAGAGCCGCCTCGCGCAGGTGTTCGAGAACCTGTTTCGGAATTCGGTCGAGCACGGCTCGACCGCCCCCCGCTCGAACACTCGCGGGGATAGCGTGGAGCATGGCTCCACGGACAGCGAGGGACACGGTCCCTCGGGCAGTCGGCCTCCGGCCGACGACAGCCGGACGCAGTCCGGCGATTCGGTCGAGCACGGCCCCAGAGCCGACACCGACACCGACACCCTCACCGTCACGGTCGGGACGCTCAGCGGACCGGACGGCGAACCGCGTGGGTTCTACGTCGAGGACGACGGTACTGGCATCGCGCCCGCGGAGCGCGAGCGGGTGTTCGAGGCGGGGTACTCGACGGGGGACAGCGGGACGGGATTCGGCCTCCGCATCGTCAAAGACATCGTCGAGGCTCACGGCTGGGACATCGAGTGTTCCGCCGGCGAGACGGGGGGTGCCCGCTTCGAGATCACCGGCGTCGAGGTGGCGTAG
- a CDS encoding cupin domain-containing protein, with protein sequence MSEQSPTPVIKQGDDIEYESVGAAAGLSKGVLLDESDGTPTFAMRRFTLDAGAEVPKHTNEVEHEQYVLEGEYVVGIDGEERTVSAGDSIFIPAGVVHWYRNESDQPGAFICAVPNGDDSIELCE encoded by the coding sequence ATGAGCGAGCAGTCACCCACTCCGGTCATCAAGCAGGGCGACGACATCGAGTACGAATCCGTCGGCGCCGCCGCCGGTCTGTCGAAGGGCGTCTTGCTGGACGAATCGGACGGCACGCCCACCTTCGCGATGCGCCGATTCACGCTCGACGCCGGCGCCGAGGTGCCGAAACACACCAACGAGGTCGAACACGAACAGTACGTGCTGGAAGGGGAGTACGTCGTCGGCATCGACGGCGAGGAACGAACCGTCTCCGCGGGCGACTCCATCTTCATCCCCGCGGGCGTCGTCCACTGGTACCGCAACGAGAGCGACCAGCCGGGGGCGTTCATCTGCGCCGTACCGAACGGCGACGACAGTATCGAACTCTGTGAATAG
- a CDS encoding NAD(P)-dependent oxidoreductase encodes MARETADLADGMGQTVLVYDPYVVDDDVPSRFRRVRKLSELFAGSDAVSIHAPLTSETRGAVSTEELAALGERGILINTSRGAIVDGEALVEALETGTVAGAGLDTFAAEPPSEDHPLYDRDEVLLTPHVGGVTDEALARMSQRAAANVRTVYEGELPPSTVNRAELTEGDV; translated from the coding sequence ATCGCAAGGGAAACGGCGGACCTCGCAGACGGGATGGGACAGACAGTCCTCGTCTACGACCCGTACGTCGTGGACGACGACGTGCCATCCCGGTTCAGGCGAGTGAGGAAGCTTTCGGAACTGTTCGCCGGCTCGGATGCGGTGAGTATCCACGCGCCGTTGACCTCGGAGACACGTGGCGCCGTTTCGACGGAGGAACTGGCTGCACTCGGTGAGCGTGGCATCCTCATCAATACGTCGCGGGGGGCGATCGTCGACGGAGAGGCGCTAGTCGAGGCACTGGAGACAGGCACCGTGGCGGGTGCGGGTCTCGACACGTTCGCGGCGGAGCCGCCTAGCGAGGACCACCCGCTCTACGATCGAGACGAGGTTCTTCTGACGCCCCACGTTGGGGGAGTGACCGACGAGGCACTCGCCCGGATGAGCCAGCGGGCGGCGGCGAACGTCCGCACCGTCTACGAGGGGGAGCTACCCCCGTCCACAGTGAACCGTGCCGAGTTGACGGAGGGTGACGTATGA
- a CDS encoding helix-hairpin-helix domain-containing protein has translation MSEPNSPVSAVFALQRNAIEQTHEAVKRGVETQQEFGEAFVDFGPAKQANERGYDAVRTVVDVYFDAVESTTPGQEDLLDDFRTTVDEQLDALEANQVEAIEAIEANAQEGSESVDELFERVIEVLNEQFEAVLDAHADVQGQTVEAVEDLEGNLEELQAEFETQFAQFEEQATELQQHVEDMHDDIAEIADQQVEVQVESLDTIKGIGSTYVDRLQDQGIESFEALAEASTDTVAETAEVSREQANEWIEAAQLQA, from the coding sequence ATGAGCGAACCCAACTCTCCCGTCAGTGCCGTATTCGCCCTCCAGCGAAACGCGATCGAGCAGACACACGAAGCCGTCAAACGCGGTGTCGAAACCCAGCAGGAATTCGGCGAGGCATTCGTCGACTTCGGCCCCGCAAAGCAGGCAAACGAGCGCGGCTACGACGCCGTCCGTACGGTCGTCGATGTGTACTTCGACGCCGTCGAGTCCACGACGCCCGGTCAAGAGGACCTACTCGATGACTTCCGCACTACCGTCGACGAACAACTCGACGCTCTCGAAGCCAACCAGGTCGAAGCCATCGAGGCCATCGAGGCGAACGCGCAGGAAGGCAGCGAGTCCGTCGACGAACTCTTCGAGAGGGTCATCGAGGTTCTCAACGAGCAGTTCGAGGCGGTTCTGGACGCCCACGCGGATGTCCAAGGGCAGACCGTCGAGGCCGTCGAAGACCTCGAAGGCAACCTTGAGGAGCTTCAGGCCGAGTTCGAGACCCAGTTCGCGCAGTTCGAAGAGCAGGCCACCGAACTCCAACAGCACGTCGAGGACATGCACGACGATATCGCCGAGATAGCGGACCAACAGGTAGAGGTACAAGTCGAATCGCTCGACACCATCAAAGGCATCGGCTCGACGTACGTCGACCGACTCCAGGACCAGGGCATCGAGTCCTTCGAAGCCCTTGCCGAGGCCAGCACCGACACGGTCGCCGAGACGGCGGAAGTATCCCGAGAGCAGGCCAACGAGTGGATCGAAGCGGCGCAGCTCCAGGCGTGA
- a CDS encoding cation diffusion facilitator family transporter: protein MAAGSTGVVIAALIANAGITVLKFGGFLLTGSPAMLAETYHSISDTGNQVLLLIGIRNSKQQASRAHPFGHGKSQFFYAFLVSVLLFGAAGWKSLTHGISELRAGGHEVEAGPAEFLGITIDLQAPVDPFYIVVAILLGAVVFETYAFSKANAELRHQMEVYDWTGYRQAFSKTSDITTLTAFTEDAVALLGLLAALVGIAATRITGNPAYDAAAAVVIGILLMVFAVALAIENKRLIIGESLSADVERKLRTAIESHDGVVHLDDFRTMFMGTGKVLVTADVSFDPELVTGDIDEDVQQIEQTLIDIDNRVKLVYIEAEL, encoded by the coding sequence ATGGCTGCTGGGAGTACCGGCGTCGTTATCGCCGCATTAATCGCTAACGCCGGTATCACGGTGTTGAAATTTGGTGGGTTCTTGCTGACCGGGAGTCCAGCGATGCTTGCCGAAACCTACCACTCGATTTCCGACACGGGCAATCAGGTGCTGCTTCTGATCGGAATCAGAAACAGCAAACAGCAGGCGTCCAGGGCCCACCCCTTCGGGCACGGGAAGTCCCAGTTCTTCTACGCGTTTCTCGTTTCGGTGCTGCTCTTCGGAGCCGCAGGATGGAAAAGCCTCACACACGGAATCTCCGAACTGCGCGCCGGCGGGCACGAAGTCGAAGCGGGGCCCGCGGAGTTTCTCGGAATCACGATCGATCTGCAGGCACCGGTCGACCCATTCTACATCGTGGTCGCCATCCTGCTCGGAGCGGTTGTCTTCGAGACGTACGCCTTCTCGAAGGCAAACGCCGAACTGCGACACCAGATGGAGGTCTACGACTGGACAGGCTATCGCCAGGCGTTTAGCAAGACGAGCGACATCACCACGCTGACTGCCTTCACGGAGGATGCAGTCGCACTGCTGGGACTCCTCGCCGCGCTTGTCGGAATCGCTGCGACACGCATCACCGGTAACCCCGCCTACGACGCCGCCGCCGCAGTCGTGATCGGGATTCTCCTGATGGTGTTTGCGGTGGCACTAGCGATCGAAAACAAGCGGCTCATCATTGGAGAAAGTCTCTCCGCAGACGTCGAGCGCAAACTGCGCACGGCCATCGAGTCCCATGACGGCGTCGTCCATCTCGATGACTTCCGGACAATGTTCATGGGGACTGGCAAGGTACTCGTCACCGCGGACGTGAGCTTCGACCCGGAACTCGTGACCGGCGACATTGACGAAGATGTCCAGCAGATCGAGCAGACACTGATCGACATCGACAATCGAGTAAAGCTGGTGTACATCGAGGCGGAACTGTGA
- a CDS encoding AI-2E family transporter: protein MDERRAVVALFGLVVALVTAFIAYRFIAALTVAIFLYYSTRRFYKALGRLRVPKRVRAMTVLLLLAVPLLLLLSYTLVLLVTETRNFLATYPVLETAATNVPWLEGIDDLPQLSFEGVIEAYRAGQFDAIIDFLVENAAVLTSAITGFFLNLFIVVVVTYYLLIDGHRFHDWLLQFDDDAIVREYLVAADRELEAILFGNLLNVIAIALIAVGSFKGYNALAPAAVEVPYPTLAGVLTGVASLIPVVGMKIVYVPLAGTMATPMVVNSEYSLIGYLVAFLFVVVIVVDTIPDIILRPYLSGERTHVGLLMLAYIFGPVVFGFYGLFFAPIVLALGITFAHTALPRLLGGDEEPDITPRLPPEQRRLDEF from the coding sequence ATGGACGAACGACGCGCAGTGGTCGCCCTGTTCGGCCTCGTCGTGGCCCTGGTCACCGCCTTCATCGCGTACCGTTTCATCGCCGCCCTCACCGTCGCCATCTTCCTCTACTACTCGACGCGCCGCTTCTACAAGGCGCTCGGACGGCTTCGGGTCCCGAAACGGGTGCGCGCGATGACAGTACTTCTCCTCCTCGCCGTCCCCTTACTCCTCCTGCTCAGCTACACGCTCGTGTTGCTCGTCACCGAGACGCGGAACTTCCTGGCGACGTATCCCGTCCTCGAAACCGCGGCCACGAACGTCCCGTGGCTCGAAGGGATCGACGACCTCCCCCAGCTCTCCTTCGAGGGGGTGATCGAGGCGTATCGCGCGGGCCAGTTCGACGCGATCATCGACTTCCTCGTCGAGAACGCCGCCGTCCTGACGAGCGCCATCACCGGCTTTTTCCTCAATCTCTTCATCGTCGTCGTCGTCACCTACTACCTCCTGATCGACGGCCACCGGTTCCACGACTGGCTCCTCCAGTTCGACGACGACGCCATCGTCCGCGAGTATCTGGTGGCAGCCGACCGGGAACTCGAGGCCATCCTCTTTGGCAACCTCCTGAACGTCATCGCCATCGCGCTCATCGCCGTCGGCTCGTTCAAGGGGTACAACGCCCTCGCGCCCGCCGCGGTCGAAGTGCCGTATCCAACGCTCGCGGGCGTCCTCACCGGCGTCGCGAGCCTCATCCCGGTCGTCGGGATGAAAATCGTCTACGTTCCCCTCGCCGGCACGATGGCGACGCCGATGGTCGTCAACTCCGAGTACTCGCTGATCGGCTACCTCGTCGCCTTCCTGTTCGTGGTCGTGATCGTCGTCGACACGATCCCCGACATCATCCTCCGCCCGTACCTCAGCGGCGAGCGGACCCACGTCGGCCTGTTGATGCTCGCGTACATCTTCGGCCCGGTCGTCTTCGGGTTCTACGGCCTGTTCTTTGCCCCTATCGTCCTCGCGCTCGGTATCACGTTCGCGCACACGGCGCTCCCGCGCCTCCTCGGGGGGGACGAGGAGCCCGATATCACGCCGCGTCTCCCGCCGGAGCAGCGGCGTCTCGACGAGTTCTGA
- a CDS encoding antibiotic biosynthesis monooxygenase: protein MTTIFLKHTVEDYDSWKAGFDDHANTREEYGSHEDYRLFHETGSPNEIVMVGEWESAEAFQRFMEESDVKEKMGELGVISEPEVYILEETEAETSGATST from the coding sequence ATGACGACAATCTTCCTCAAGCACACCGTCGAGGACTACGACTCGTGGAAAGCAGGATTCGACGACCACGCGAACACCCGTGAAGAGTACGGCTCCCACGAGGACTACCGCCTGTTCCACGAGACTGGAAGCCCGAACGAGATCGTGATGGTAGGTGAGTGGGAGAGTGCGGAGGCATTCCAGCGGTTCATGGAAGAATCTGACGTCAAGGAGAAGATGGGCGAACTCGGTGTCATCAGCGAACCGGAAGTGTACATCCTCGAGGAGACCGAGGCGGAGACCTCTGGAGCGACCAGCACATGA
- a CDS encoding CBS domain-containing protein — protein MRGIRIGSAFGIPIKLDLTFLLILPLFAWLIGSDVANLVTVLNDAFGSTMPVDALTAGSTRWALGGVAATGLFFCVLLHEFGHSLVAMRYGYKIESITLWLFGGVARFTEMPEDWKQEFTIAVAGPIVSVALGVLSYVAFRLVPGALPTVQFVLAYLALTNVALAVFNMLPGFPMDGGRVLRALLARTRPHARATQIAAEVGKLFAVVLAIVGLFANLFLVALAFFIYIGASSEAQQTVMKAAFQDVTVSDIMTPAEELKTVTADTSISALTDRMFRERHTGYPVLRQGNLVGMVTLDDTREVREVERDAYRVEDVMASELVTIAPDADAMDAISLMQQEGVGRLPVVDETGEFVGLISRSDLVTAFNIIRTRGSGAEAGSGLNRLSTDPEFARR, from the coding sequence ATGCGCGGCATTCGCATCGGAAGCGCGTTCGGCATTCCGATCAAGCTCGATCTCACCTTTCTCTTGATCCTCCCGCTGTTCGCGTGGTTGATCGGATCGGACGTGGCGAACCTCGTCACCGTCCTCAACGACGCGTTCGGGTCGACGATGCCCGTCGACGCGCTCACCGCGGGATCGACACGGTGGGCCCTCGGCGGCGTGGCCGCGACGGGCCTCTTTTTCTGTGTCCTCCTCCACGAGTTCGGTCACTCGCTGGTCGCCATGCGGTACGGATACAAAATCGAATCGATCACGCTCTGGCTGTTCGGCGGCGTCGCTCGCTTCACCGAGATGCCGGAAGACTGGAAACAGGAGTTCACTATCGCCGTCGCCGGCCCCATCGTCAGCGTCGCCCTCGGCGTGCTCTCCTACGTCGCCTTCCGGCTCGTACCTGGCGCGCTCCCGACCGTGCAGTTCGTCCTCGCCTACCTCGCCCTGACGAACGTCGCGCTCGCCGTGTTCAACATGCTCCCCGGATTCCCGATGGACGGCGGGCGCGTGCTTCGGGCGTTGCTGGCGCGGACTCGGCCCCACGCCCGCGCGACCCAGATCGCCGCGGAAGTGGGCAAACTGTTCGCCGTCGTCCTCGCCATCGTCGGCCTCTTCGCCAACCTGTTTCTGGTCGCCCTCGCCTTCTTCATCTACATCGGTGCCTCCAGCGAAGCCCAGCAGACAGTGATGAAGGCGGCGTTCCAGGACGTGACCGTCAGCGACATCATGACGCCCGCCGAGGAACTGAAGACCGTCACGGCCGACACCTCGATATCGGCGCTCACCGACCGCATGTTCCGCGAACGACACACGGGCTACCCCGTCCTGCGGCAGGGGAACCTCGTCGGGATGGTGACGCTCGACGACACTCGCGAGGTCCGCGAAGTCGAACGGGACGCCTACCGCGTCGAGGACGTGATGGCGAGCGAGCTGGTGACCATCGCGCCAGACGCGGACGCGATGGACGCCATCTCGCTGATGCAACAGGAGGGCGTCGGCCGCCTCCCCGTCGTCGACGAGACGGGCGAATTCGTCGGCCTCATCTCCCGCTCCGACCTCGTCACCGCGTTCAACATCATCCGAACCCGCGGCTCGGGAGCCGAAGCGGGATCGGGACTGAACCGCCTCTCGACCGATCCGGAGTTCGCCAGACGGTGA
- a CDS encoding HpcH/HpaI aldolase family protein yields the protein MRTQNGLRRAIENGETVFGASAATFSPTVVETLGTIGLDFVWLDFEHSGPSPYDSTVFEELTRAAEVADIELLVRLPKPEPPLVRKVIDAGVRTILLPRIETAAELQRGVEAAYFAYDGDVGDRGVGVGRSGNWEGYVDSFVGGEDSQVLVGTMIENERAVQNIEDILAVPRLGFAFIGPADMAMSMSGGDPLEKSPDQVTAAIDRTLEACLDAGVPVGRIRNSVAEAQAAVDAGYQIVRIGGDLSAIRSTLGGRIAELRD from the coding sequence ATGAGGACCCAAAACGGGCTCCGCCGCGCGATAGAGAACGGCGAAACGGTGTTCGGGGCCAGCGCAGCGACGTTCTCGCCCACGGTAGTCGAGACGTTGGGCACTATCGGTCTGGACTTCGTCTGGCTGGACTTCGAACACAGTGGGCCAAGCCCCTACGACAGCACCGTCTTCGAGGAGCTGACACGGGCCGCCGAGGTCGCCGACATCGAACTGCTGGTCCGACTGCCCAAACCAGAACCGCCACTCGTGCGGAAGGTCATCGACGCCGGTGTGCGGACGATTCTGCTCCCGCGCATCGAGACGGCCGCGGAACTCCAGCGTGGCGTCGAGGCAGCGTACTTTGCCTACGACGGCGACGTCGGCGACAGGGGGGTCGGCGTCGGCCGGTCGGGCAACTGGGAGGGGTACGTCGATAGTTTCGTCGGCGGCGAGGACAGCCAGGTGCTCGTCGGGACCATGATAGAGAACGAGCGAGCCGTTCAGAATATCGAGGATATCCTCGCAGTACCGCGACTGGGCTTTGCCTTCATCGGACCCGCGGACATGGCGATGTCGATGTCCGGTGGCGATCCCCTGGAGAAGAGCCCCGATCAGGTGACGGCGGCAATCGACCGAACGCTCGAGGCCTGTCTCGACGCTGGTGTGCCCGTCGGGCGGATTCGCAACAGCGTCGCGGAAGCGCAGGCCGCGGTCGACGCCGGCTACCAAATCGTCCGCATCGGGGGCGACCTCTCGGCGATCCGATCGACGCTCGGTGGGCGAATCGCAGAACTCCGGGACTGA